A single region of the Triticum dicoccoides isolate Atlit2015 ecotype Zavitan chromosome 2B, WEW_v2.0, whole genome shotgun sequence genome encodes:
- the LOC119363213 gene encoding bet1-like protein At4g14600, with amino-acid sequence MTNPMYGSGPLRSRNAPSSDEIQLRIDPVHGDLDEEIDGLHSRVRMLKGVAQEINSEAKFQNDFLNQLQLTLTKAQAGVKNNMRRMNKSIIQQGSNHIVHVVLFALLCFFVVYLLSKFSRR; translated from the exons ATGACCAACCCGATGTACGGCTCCGGGCCGCTTCGATCCAG GAACGCGCCGAGCTCGGACGAGATCCAGCTGCGGATCGACCCGGTGCATGGCGATCTTGACGAGGAGATCGATGGGCTGCACTCGAGGGTTCGCATGTTGAAAGGC GTCGCCCAAGAGATAAACTCCGAGGCCAAGTTCCAGAATGATTTCCTCAACCAACTG CAACTGACCCTTACGAAAGCTCAGGCTGGAGTGAAGAATAACATGCGAAGGATGAACAAAAGCATCATCCAGCAGGGCTCCAATCATATTGTCCATGTTGTCCTATTTGCTCTGTTGTGCTTCTTTGTTGTCTATCTTTTGTCAAAGTTCTCTAGAAGATAG